The Sus scrofa isolate TJ Tabasco breed Duroc chromosome 6, Sscrofa11.1, whole genome shotgun sequence region TCCTCGTCCAGCCCCCGGCGGCCCTTGCCGATGGCCAGGCGGGGCCGGCCGCGGTTCAGGCCGTCCAGGAGGGCGCAGGCCTGGCAGAGCGCGCGGCTGGCCAGCGCCCCGCAGCGGCTGCAGgcgccggggggcgggggccgcgCGGCCGGGGCCAGCGCCAGGCGCTCGGCCGAGTGCACGAGGTCCAGCACCGCCGACGGCCGCGCCGCCTCCAGCTGCTTGAGCAGGTCGCGCGCGTGGCCGCGGAAGGCCTCAGGCGCGTACACGCACTCCTCGGAGAAGTAGTCGAGGCGGCGGAAGTGCGCGTACAGCACCACCTCCTTCTGCGAGGCCAGCTGCAGCGGGCGGCAGCGCGGCAGGGCGCCCCCCTCGCCGGGCGAGCCCAGGCCCCCGCCCCGCGCCAGGCGGCCCGCGTCGCCCCGCAGGAAGTTCATGAGCACCATCTCGGCCATGTCGTCGGCGTTGtgtcctgggggggaggggggagagacgGGGCGGGTCAGGAGGGAGCGCTGGGGGCCCGCAGGGTCCGCAGGAGGAGAGAACAGCTCGGAGCAACTGGGGTGTCCTCATTTGCCCCCCACTTATTGCGAACCGCGCTAGGTGCCCTTTCATATAGGGAGGGAAAGCACTTAATGCTACAAAAATCATTTCAGTCTCAGTCAAAAGtgtacttcaggagttcctgttgtggctcagcggaaatgaagccgactagt contains the following coding sequences:
- the LOC100516084 gene encoding cytoplasmic tRNA 2-thiolation protein 1 — protein: MDAVARSTAGSGRSRACCTFCGVLRRRALEEGARLVGATHVVTGHNADDMAEMVLMNFLRGDAGRLARGGGLGSPGEGGALPRCRPLQLASQKEVVLYAHFRRLDYFSEECVYAPEAFRGHARDLLKQLEAARPSAVLDLVHSAERLALAPAARPPPPGACSRCGALASRALCQACALLDGLNRGRPRLAIGKGRRGLDEEGPPGAPPREPSGRPASERAPAF